The Phragmitibacter flavus genome contains a region encoding:
- a CDS encoding urease subunit beta — translation MIPGEYVHPVGAPMLEANVGLATCLVQVANTGDRPVQVGSHFHFFEVNTGLVFDRAAARGFRLNIPAGTAVRFEPGDTREGELVAFAGKREGYGLNGLVGGPL, via the coding sequence ATGATTCCTGGTGAATATGTCCATCCTGTGGGGGCTCCGATGTTGGAGGCGAATGTGGGGTTGGCGACTTGTCTGGTGCAGGTGGCCAATACGGGGGACCGGCCGGTGCAGGTGGGAAGTCACTTTCATTTTTTTGAGGTGAATACCGGGCTGGTGTTTGATAGAGCGGCGGCGCGGGGGTTTCGATTGAATATCCCGGCGGGCACTGCCGTTCGGTTTGAGCCGGGGGACACGAGGGAGGGGGAGTTGGTGGCGTTTGCGGGGAAACGCGAGGGTTATGGCTTGAATGGGTTGGTGGGTGGGCCGTTGTAG
- a CDS encoding addiction module protein → MKSPLSPEEVDALSVEQKLALFDVLAESMQPAILQDFWPMEELEERCRLVDEGKMKVIPLEQAFDELRAEFKEWKETKGNQ, encoded by the coding sequence GTGAAGTCCCCTTTATCCCCCGAAGAGGTTGATGCGCTGAGTGTTGAGCAGAAGCTGGCGCTTTTTGATGTGCTGGCGGAATCGATGCAACCGGCGATCTTGCAGGATTTTTGGCCGATGGAGGAGCTGGAAGAGCGCTGCCGCTTGGTGGATGAGGGCAAGATGAAGGTGATTCCGCTGGAGCAGGCGTTTGATGAGTTACGGGCGGAGTTCAAAGAGTGGAAGGAGACGAAAGGGAACCAGTGA
- a CDS encoding thiazole synthase produces MSLSSSSTPLIIAGREIRSRLMLGTGKFSSGPLMHDALEASGAEIVTVALRRADLSGKKDPFANILEFIPADKYLLLPNTSGAMNAQEAVRLARLAVAAGLPNWVKLEIHPDPRYLLPDPIETLAAAEILVKEGFVVLPYINADPVLAKRLQDVGVATVMPLGSPIGSHQGITTRRQIEIIIEQATVPVVVDAGIGVPSHAAEAFEMGADAVLVNTAIAIASDPVRMALAFKAAVEAGRAAYEIGVAGASALASATSPLAGIFAGAQDFEG; encoded by the coding sequence ATGTCACTTTCTTCATCCTCGACACCTTTGATCATTGCCGGCCGTGAAATTCGTTCGCGGTTGATGCTTGGAACGGGCAAATTTTCTTCGGGTCCATTGATGCACGATGCGCTGGAGGCGAGTGGGGCGGAGATCGTGACGGTGGCGCTGCGCCGGGCGGATTTGAGTGGGAAGAAGGATCCGTTTGCGAATATTTTGGAGTTCATTCCTGCGGACAAGTATCTGCTTTTGCCGAATACCAGCGGAGCGATGAACGCGCAGGAAGCGGTTCGGTTGGCGAGGCTGGCGGTGGCGGCGGGTTTGCCGAATTGGGTGAAACTGGAGATTCATCCTGATCCCCGTTATTTGCTGCCTGATCCGATCGAGACGTTGGCGGCGGCGGAGATTTTGGTGAAGGAGGGGTTTGTGGTGCTGCCTTATATCAATGCGGATCCGGTGTTGGCGAAGCGGTTGCAGGATGTGGGGGTGGCGACGGTGATGCCTTTGGGATCGCCAATTGGATCTCATCAAGGGATCACGACGAGACGGCAGATTGAGATCATCATTGAGCAGGCCACGGTGCCGGTGGTGGTGGATGCGGGGATTGGGGTGCCGAGTCACGCGGCGGAGGCTTTCGAGATGGGGGCGGATGCGGTGCTTGTAAATACGGCGATTGCCATCGCGAGTGATCCGGTGCGCATGGCACTGGCGTTTAAGGCGGCGGTGGAGGCGGGTCGGGCGGCTTATGAAATTGGTGTGGCCGGTGCCAGTGCGCTGGCGAGTGCCACGAGTCCGCTGGCGGGGATTTTTGCGGGAGCGCAGGACTTTGAGGGGTAG
- the ureC gene encoding urease subunit alpha yields MGLQISRKQHASMFGPTVGDQVRLADTELFVEVERDLIAEMGGYGNEVKFGGGKVIRDGMAQSPLALDVDALDLVITNALIIDAIQGVIKADIGIKGGRIVGIGHAGNPLLQDGVDMIVGAATEVIAGEGCIITAGGIDTHIHFICPQQIEHALASGITTMFGGGTGPAHGTYATTCTPGKWNIERMLEAAEEYPMNLGFMGKGNCSTPEPLREQVRAGAIGLKLHEDWGTTPAAIDTCLGVADEMDIQVAIHTDTLNEAGFVESSIGAFKGRTIHTFHSEGAGGGHAPDIIRVCGEPNVLPASTNPTRPFTVNTIDEHLDMLMVCHHLDSKIPEDVAFAESRIRPETIAAEDLLHDLGAMSIMSSDSQAMGRIGEVITRTWQTAHKMKTQFGKLESDVHQAGDNFRALRYVAKYTINPAIAQGIAHEVGSIEVGKLADLVVWKPAFFGVKPEVILKGGLIAMANMGDPNASIPTPQPMFYRPQFAAHGRAKYKTSLTFVSQAGLEAGVKELGLQKTLAVVKKCRGIGKKDLIWNDYLPKIEVDPDTYIVKADGRELRCEPASVLPMAQRYFLF; encoded by the coding sequence ATGGGATTACAGATTTCACGCAAGCAACACGCCAGCATGTTTGGTCCGACGGTGGGGGATCAGGTGCGGTTGGCGGACACGGAACTTTTTGTCGAGGTGGAACGGGACTTGATCGCGGAGATGGGGGGGTATGGCAATGAGGTGAAGTTTGGCGGAGGGAAAGTGATTCGTGATGGGATGGCGCAGTCGCCACTGGCTTTGGATGTGGACGCGCTGGATTTGGTGATCACGAATGCATTGATCATTGACGCGATTCAGGGGGTGATTAAGGCGGACATTGGGATCAAGGGCGGGCGGATTGTTGGGATCGGGCATGCAGGGAATCCGCTTTTGCAGGATGGGGTGGACATGATCGTGGGGGCGGCGACGGAGGTGATCGCGGGAGAAGGGTGCATCATCACGGCGGGGGGGATCGACACGCACATTCATTTTATTTGTCCGCAGCAGATTGAGCATGCCCTGGCGAGTGGGATTACCACGATGTTTGGCGGCGGAACGGGTCCGGCGCATGGCACTTATGCGACGACTTGCACGCCGGGTAAGTGGAACATTGAGCGGATGCTGGAGGCGGCGGAGGAATATCCGATGAATTTGGGATTCATGGGCAAGGGGAACTGCTCAACGCCGGAGCCGTTGCGTGAGCAGGTGCGGGCGGGGGCGATTGGGCTGAAGTTGCATGAGGACTGGGGGACGACTCCTGCGGCGATTGATACGTGTCTGGGCGTGGCGGATGAGATGGACATTCAGGTGGCGATTCACACAGACACGCTGAACGAGGCGGGGTTTGTGGAGAGTTCGATTGGGGCGTTTAAGGGAAGGACGATTCATACGTTCCACTCGGAAGGCGCGGGCGGAGGACATGCGCCGGATATCATTCGGGTTTGCGGCGAGCCGAATGTGCTGCCGGCTTCGACAAATCCGACGCGGCCGTTCACGGTGAACACGATTGATGAGCACCTGGACATGCTGATGGTGTGTCATCACTTGGACTCGAAGATCCCGGAGGATGTGGCATTTGCGGAATCGAGGATTCGGCCGGAGACGATTGCGGCGGAGGATTTGCTGCATGACTTGGGGGCGATGTCGATCATGTCGAGTGACAGTCAGGCGATGGGACGGATTGGGGAGGTGATCACGCGGACCTGGCAGACGGCGCACAAGATGAAGACGCAGTTTGGCAAGCTGGAGAGCGATGTGCATCAGGCAGGGGACAATTTCCGGGCGCTGCGTTATGTGGCGAAATACACGATCAACCCAGCGATTGCGCAGGGGATTGCGCATGAAGTGGGATCGATTGAGGTGGGCAAGCTGGCGGACTTGGTGGTGTGGAAACCGGCGTTTTTTGGGGTGAAGCCCGAGGTGATTTTGAAGGGAGGATTGATTGCGATGGCGAACATGGGGGATCCGAATGCGAGCATTCCGACGCCGCAGCCGATGTTTTATCGTCCTCAGTTTGCGGCGCATGGTCGGGCAAAGTATAAGACGTCGCTGACGTTTGTGAGTCAGGCAGGGTTGGAGGCGGGGGTGAAGGAGCTGGGGTTGCAGAAGACGCTGGCGGTGGTGAAGAAGTGCCGGGGGATTGGGAAGAAGGATCTGATTTGGAATGATTATCTGCCGAAGATTGAGGTGGATCCCGATACTTACATTGTGAAGGCGGATGGACGGGAGTTGCGGTGTGAACCGGCATCGGTGCTGCCGATGGCGCAGCGGTATTTTTTGTTTTGA
- a CDS encoding type II toxin-antitoxin system RelE/ParE family toxin has translation MELGNGAKRDLFEASTFWELQESGLGDRFYDEMSLEILSLEILSGLHPERNGVFRMRVGGKFPYYAVFYRIEVENVLVLAVIDQRRDPAWVRAFLSRRLRE, from the coding sequence GTGGAGCTTGGCAATGGTGCCAAGCGGGATTTGTTTGAAGCTTCTACTTTTTGGGAGCTTCAAGAGTCTGGCTTGGGGGACCGCTTTTATGATGAAATGAGTCTTGAGATTCTTTCTCTGGAGATCCTTTCTGGTTTGCACCCTGAAAGAAACGGGGTGTTTAGAATGCGGGTGGGTGGCAAGTTCCCTTATTATGCGGTTTTTTATCGGATCGAGGTGGAGAATGTGCTTGTGTTGGCGGTGATTGATCAAAGGCGTGATCCGGCATGGGTGCGGGCTTTTCTTTCCCGACGATTGAGGGAGTGA
- a CDS encoding ferredoxin yields MADVENKYPQNTTGKFYVDDQCIDCDLCRETAPSNFTRDDDGGHSYVFKQPESAEEIQLCEEALAGCPVEAIGEDGE; encoded by the coding sequence ATGGCCGACGTCGAAAACAAATATCCTCAAAACACCACAGGCAAATTCTACGTGGACGATCAGTGCATTGACTGCGACCTCTGCCGCGAAACCGCCCCCTCCAATTTCACCCGCGATGACGACGGCGGTCACAGCTACGTCTTCAAGCAACCCGAGAGCGCCGAAGAAATCCAGCTCTGTGAAGAAGCCCTCGCCGGTTGCCCGGTTGAAGCCATCGGCGAAGACGGCGAATAA
- a CDS encoding chlorite dismutase family protein produces the protein MSTTPFPTSANVEALKPLIPVEGLHVLHLFYTIEHGAWAMLTGEEQRAAKVRFAELVQMIRSHPKTQLLTFSVVTPKADLGFMLLTPDLHDANRFEKELTLSLGADVLQPVYSYYSMTELSEYSTSEEEYKKTLAAEMKEQAAHGTELVLNPNDLDGSETFELRVVEWRKRMEKYNQDRLYPNLADWPVLCFYPMSKRRSDGNNWYATDFEARRELMQGHARVGRQWAGKVRQLITGSTGLDSMEWGVSLLAHDTFNIKGIVYQMRFDEVSSKYAEFGDFYICLQLPLNELLSRVQLG, from the coding sequence ATGTCCACGACTCCCTTCCCTACGTCTGCGAATGTTGAGGCTTTGAAGCCGTTGATCCCTGTGGAGGGGTTGCATGTGCTGCATCTGTTTTACACGATCGAGCATGGGGCGTGGGCGATGTTGACGGGCGAAGAGCAGCGGGCGGCGAAGGTGCGGTTTGCGGAGCTGGTGCAGATGATTCGTTCGCATCCGAAAACGCAGCTGCTGACTTTTAGTGTGGTGACGCCAAAAGCGGATTTGGGGTTCATGTTGCTGACCCCCGATTTGCACGATGCGAACCGGTTTGAGAAGGAACTCACGTTGTCGTTGGGGGCTGATGTGTTGCAGCCGGTGTATAGCTATTATTCGATGACGGAATTGAGTGAATATTCGACATCGGAGGAGGAGTATAAAAAGACGCTGGCGGCGGAGATGAAGGAGCAGGCGGCGCACGGCACCGAGTTGGTGTTGAATCCGAATGATCTGGATGGCAGCGAGACCTTTGAGCTGCGCGTGGTGGAGTGGCGCAAGCGGATGGAGAAGTATAATCAGGACCGCTTGTATCCGAATCTGGCCGACTGGCCGGTGCTGTGTTTTTATCCGATGAGCAAGCGTCGCAGCGATGGCAACAACTGGTATGCGACGGATTTTGAGGCGCGTCGTGAGTTGATGCAGGGTCACGCGCGGGTGGGCCGGCAGTGGGCGGGCAAGGTGCGGCAGTTGATCACGGGATCAACGGGACTGGACTCAATGGAGTGGGGGGTGAGTTTGCTGGCGCATGACACGTTCAACATCAAGGGGATCGTTTATCAAATGCGTTTTGATGAGGTGAGCTCGAAGTATGCGGAGTTTGGAGATTTTTACATCTGCCTGCAACTGCCGTTGAATGAGCTGCTGAGCCGCGTGCAGTTGGGTTGA